One Edaphobacter flagellatus genomic region harbors:
- the tsaE gene encoding tRNA (adenosine(37)-N6)-threonylcarbamoyltransferase complex ATPase subunit type 1 TsaE: MGEKIAEILSPTPKLAVLRGEVGAGKTTLVKGIAEALGAASEEDVTSPTFTLVHEYVGPKVKLYHLDLYRLETERELAALGIEEMAAESNALVLVEWGERFESLVSRMDAEIAMEHGEGDERALLVRWR, from the coding sequence TTGGGCGAGAAGATCGCGGAGATTCTGTCGCCTACTCCAAAGCTCGCTGTGTTGCGCGGCGAAGTCGGCGCAGGTAAAACCACGCTGGTCAAGGGCATCGCCGAAGCCCTCGGGGCCGCGAGCGAAGAAGACGTTACCAGCCCCACCTTCACGCTGGTGCATGAGTATGTGGGGCCGAAGGTGAAGCTCTATCACCTCGATCTCTATCGACTGGAGACGGAGCGCGAGCTTGCTGCGCTGGGCATCGAAGAGATGGCCGCCGAGTCGAATGCGCTGGTTCTCGTCGAATGGGGCGAGCGATTCGAGAGTCTCGTCTCGCGTATGGACGCTGAGATTGCGATGGAGCATGGCGAAGGAGACGAACGCGCGCTGCTGGTCCGCTGGCGCTAA
- a CDS encoding metal-sulfur cluster assembly factor: MLTELNIQDALRDCFDPVLPCNIVDLGLIRSITVTPDPEAPGAGIPGVPQKHRIHIALALTSTTDEAASQLSAQIANRLAGLEEAGRTEIEIVTEPAWSPLQITPAGRRTLGLDGNPSLVQIR, from the coding sequence ATGCTGACCGAATTGAATATCCAGGACGCGCTACGCGACTGCTTCGATCCCGTGCTTCCCTGCAACATCGTCGATCTCGGCCTCATCCGCTCGATCACTGTCACGCCCGACCCCGAAGCTCCCGGAGCGGGTATACCCGGCGTCCCGCAGAAACACCGCATCCATATCGCGCTTGCCCTTACGAGCACCACAGATGAGGCCGCCTCGCAGCTCTCCGCGCAGATCGCCAACCGTCTCGCGGGCCTCGAAGAAGCAGGCAGGACGGAAATCGAGATCGTTACCGAACCCGCATGGAGCCCGCTCCAGATCACACCCGCCGGACGCCGCACGCTCGGCCTCGACGGCAACCCCAGTCTGGTGCAGATTCGCTGA
- the mnmA gene encoding tRNA 2-thiouridine(34) synthase MnmA — protein MSAETNSTIAVAMSGGVDSSTVAAMLRAEGHSIVGLTLQLWNQRRLSGHEGMPEAVQGRCCSLDDVYDARAVAEQIGIPYYVVNQQERFEADVVRPFVNEYLAGRTPIPCTLCNNHLKFDQLLLTARQIGAERIATGHYARNHYDGARGRWILSRPADKSKDQTYFLFGLTQEQLARTLFPLGEMQKPEVRERAADAGLALAQKPDSQEICFIPGGDYSVFLKAYLDEQNEPMPDLSGELVTTTGEVIGHHQGIHSFTVGQRKGLGISSPNPLYVLAIHPDSHQVTVGPDAELLTRELTANRLNWISIPGLREGEQIRVTAKIRHRHTPAPATLTGMGGDLVRALFDEPQRAITPGQSAVFYQEDEVVGGGWIV, from the coding sequence ATGAGCGCTGAGACGAACAGTACGATTGCGGTTGCCATGTCCGGCGGAGTCGATTCCTCGACGGTTGCGGCGATGCTGCGCGCTGAGGGGCACTCCATCGTAGGGCTGACTCTGCAGCTGTGGAACCAGCGCCGCCTTTCAGGGCATGAGGGAATGCCTGAAGCGGTACAGGGGCGCTGCTGCTCGCTGGATGATGTCTACGATGCCCGCGCCGTTGCCGAGCAGATCGGCATTCCGTACTATGTCGTCAACCAGCAGGAGCGCTTTGAAGCAGACGTCGTGCGGCCCTTCGTGAATGAGTACCTGGCCGGTCGTACGCCGATTCCCTGCACGCTCTGCAACAACCATTTGAAATTCGATCAGCTGCTGCTGACAGCGCGTCAGATTGGCGCCGAGCGCATTGCGACGGGCCACTATGCTCGTAATCATTACGATGGGGCGCGCGGGCGGTGGATTCTCTCGCGTCCAGCCGATAAGTCGAAGGACCAGACATACTTCCTCTTCGGCCTGACGCAGGAGCAGCTCGCACGCACGCTGTTTCCACTGGGCGAGATGCAGAAGCCCGAGGTGCGCGAGCGCGCAGCCGATGCGGGTCTGGCATTGGCGCAGAAGCCGGATTCGCAGGAGATCTGCTTTATCCCCGGCGGTGACTACAGCGTGTTTCTGAAGGCGTACCTCGATGAGCAGAACGAGCCGATGCCTGATCTTTCGGGAGAGCTGGTGACGACCACAGGCGAGGTCATCGGGCATCACCAGGGCATTCACAGCTTTACGGTTGGACAGCGGAAGGGGCTTGGTATCAGCTCGCCCAATCCTCTGTATGTGCTGGCGATTCATCCGGACTCGCACCAGGTGACGGTCGGCCCGGATGCGGAACTGTTGACACGTGAGCTGACAGCGAACCGGCTGAACTGGATATCAATCCCTGGGCTGAGGGAGGGCGAGCAGATTCGTGTGACTGCGAAGATTCGCCACCGTCATACGCCTGCACCGGCAACGCTTACGGGAATGGGTGGCGATCTGGTCCGCGCACTGTTCGACGAACCGCAGCGCGCTATCACGCCTGGCCAATCTGCTGTCTTCTATCAGGAAGATGAGGTTGTGGGCGGCGGCTGGATTGTGTGA
- a CDS encoding class I SAM-dependent methyltransferase: MAKSKNKTDAKPVQPIRPRDLLKATATPIHPFDQIHGTDTSGLVPARDLVTGHENDEHVTAYYGIAPSILRALVDRWLDTAPPHHSTDYTFLDVGAGKGRAVLLASELPFRSIVGVELNDTMARIAQENVDLWVSAHKSDPTAPAIAPIRVVHEDALSFELPTTPTVVFLFHPFEAPVLKAFLRRVETAFASRPGQLDILYVNAEHGSTLNRNPAFRLLWQGSVPMTPDDHAADLEAIAQQAEYGSTGDELCAIYRYTGRGRKS; encoded by the coding sequence ATGGCCAAATCGAAGAACAAGACAGATGCAAAGCCTGTCCAACCCATCCGACCCCGCGACCTGCTGAAGGCAACGGCAACGCCCATCCACCCCTTCGACCAGATTCACGGTACGGATACCAGCGGCCTGGTCCCTGCGCGCGATCTCGTCACCGGCCATGAAAACGACGAACACGTCACGGCCTACTATGGCATCGCGCCCTCCATCCTGCGCGCGCTCGTCGACCGCTGGCTCGACACCGCGCCGCCGCACCATAGCACCGACTACACCTTCCTCGACGTTGGCGCCGGCAAGGGACGTGCGGTTCTTCTGGCCAGCGAGCTTCCCTTCCGCTCCATCGTCGGCGTGGAACTGAACGACACCATGGCGCGCATCGCACAGGAGAACGTCGATCTGTGGGTCAGCGCGCACAAGTCTGACCCTACGGCTCCGGCCATCGCTCCCATTCGCGTCGTACACGAAGACGCGCTCAGCTTCGAGCTGCCCACGACGCCGACCGTCGTCTTTCTCTTTCATCCCTTCGAAGCGCCCGTGCTCAAAGCCTTCCTCCGCCGCGTCGAGACGGCCTTTGCCTCGCGCCCCGGCCAGCTGGACATCCTTTATGTCAACGCTGAGCACGGCTCCACGCTCAACCGCAACCCGGCGTTCAGGCTGCTCTGGCAAGGCTCCGTGCCCATGACTCCCGACGACCACGCCGCCGACCTCGAAGCCATCGCCCAGCAGGCCGAGTACGGCTCAACCGGCGACGAGCTATGCGCCATCTATCGCTACACGGGGCGTGGACGCAAAAGCTAA
- a CDS encoding NAD(P)H-hydrate dehydratase: protein MKILTAEEMAATDRRTVEEAGIPLSTLMEAAGAAVAAYCRRRCIRSLPRMKRIVALCGKGNNGGDGMVAARQLAHDWQDVCVVLLGRMADVKGEAATALERLRAEAPAVKIVEVEDEAALATEFTGTNVPGLVLDAVVGTGFKPPLRGLAETARRLLNTLSVPVVAVDLPSGWNADSTEQTVEGAYRADAVVTFTAPKTAHVFGYMTAGPVLVASIGSPENIVQSASDLIWAGSSKTIAEKPRDPNSNKGKFGHVLIVGGSYGTAGAPSMSSLAALRSGAGLVTAAVPKSIVNLVAGVAPELMVRPLDEGPEGAVAMTSIAGANLDALLERITVLAIGPGLSQRGEAKAVVRDLIARAKIPMVIDADGLNAFDGCTHLLDGTTKTLVLTPHPGEMARLAGMTVKEVEADRIGLARRFATQHKLTLVLKGWRTLIAHPDGRIAVNTSGNPAMAKGGSGDILTGIVAAMLAQYPGDVAAAVEAAVYLHGLAGDFAAHVMDEHTVLATDTVAHLSDAFRYRTHDEDGSTWLCGLRV from the coding sequence ATGAAGATTCTTACCGCAGAAGAGATGGCCGCCACCGACCGACGCACGGTCGAGGAAGCAGGCATTCCGCTGTCGACGCTGATGGAGGCTGCCGGTGCTGCCGTGGCCGCCTATTGCAGGCGGCGATGCATACGAAGCCTTCCTCGTATGAAAAGGATCGTGGCTCTCTGCGGCAAAGGCAACAATGGCGGAGACGGCATGGTCGCTGCACGCCAGCTCGCACACGACTGGCAGGATGTATGCGTCGTCTTGCTCGGCAGGATGGCTGATGTAAAAGGTGAGGCCGCAACGGCACTTGAACGTCTGCGTGCGGAGGCTCCCGCAGTAAAGATTGTTGAGGTTGAGGATGAAGCCGCTCTTGCAACGGAGTTTACCGGTACAAATGTCCCCGGCTTGGTTCTCGACGCTGTCGTAGGAACCGGCTTCAAGCCGCCACTGCGAGGCTTGGCAGAGACAGCGCGGAGACTGCTCAATACTCTAAGCGTGCCTGTCGTTGCCGTCGACCTCCCCAGTGGGTGGAATGCCGACTCAACCGAGCAGACAGTCGAAGGAGCCTATCGCGCCGATGCGGTCGTCACCTTTACCGCCCCTAAAACAGCACACGTCTTCGGCTATATGACTGCGGGGCCTGTCCTGGTTGCGTCCATCGGTTCGCCTGAAAATATAGTGCAATCGGCAAGCGATCTGATATGGGCCGGATCATCGAAGACCATCGCCGAAAAGCCGCGCGATCCCAACTCAAATAAAGGAAAGTTCGGCCACGTACTGATCGTCGGTGGAAGCTACGGAACAGCAGGCGCGCCATCCATGTCATCGCTCGCGGCGCTGCGGTCCGGTGCAGGACTTGTCACTGCGGCTGTGCCAAAGTCCATCGTGAACCTTGTGGCTGGAGTAGCTCCGGAGTTGATGGTTCGTCCGCTCGATGAAGGCCCTGAAGGCGCAGTCGCAATGACCAGCATCGCAGGAGCCAATCTGGATGCACTGCTCGAGCGCATTACGGTGCTTGCTATCGGTCCGGGGCTCTCGCAGCGAGGTGAGGCCAAGGCAGTTGTGCGTGATTTGATTGCTAGGGCGAAGATACCAATGGTGATCGATGCCGACGGCCTCAATGCCTTTGACGGATGCACTCATCTGCTGGACGGCACCACAAAGACTCTTGTGCTGACGCCGCATCCCGGCGAAATGGCCCGTCTGGCTGGCATGACGGTGAAGGAGGTCGAAGCCGACCGCATTGGGCTTGCGAGAAGATTTGCGACCCAGCACAAGCTAACTCTTGTGCTCAAGGGATGGCGCACGCTCATTGCGCACCCCGATGGACGCATCGCCGTGAATACCTCGGGCAATCCTGCGATGGCCAAGGGGGGGAGCGGAGATATCCTTACCGGCATCGTAGCGGCGATGCTGGCACAGTATCCCGGCGACGTCGCGGCCGCGGTGGAGGCAGCAGTGTATCTCCACGGGCTTGCAGGTGATTTCGCCGCGCACGTGATGGATGAGCACACGGTGCTCGCCACTGATACTGTTGCGCACCTGTCTGACGCTTTCCGCTATCGTACGCACGACGAGGACGGCAGCACATGGCTCTGCGGACTGAGAGTGTAG
- a CDS encoding BON domain-containing protein encodes MNIHSMTSPRTFVAVTALALALSIGGCKSSTPAPATDDATLTSAVQSKLSADNALSTESIQSSVQNGIVTLNGTVSNDAARSLAASDVSQIPGIKTVVNNLTVAAPAPVATAPAPAPVPTPAPAKKVKTPAPKPVVAPSRPAPIERPQPVAQVPVAPTPAPAPAPAPPPPPAFRNVTIPAGTTIPVRINQTLDSASTQQGQSFTGTVATDIMADGLVAIRQGSAVTGRVTAVQEAAHYKGNSLLTVELVSISRNGDSLAVSTQPYSVEGKGRGKNTAAKVGGGAAIGAIIGAIAGGGKGAAIGSAAGAGVGAGANTITRGEQVRIPAESLVNFQITNTLAVRASTSSTLSTTGSHSNRRPMTPAPDASTGDQQPQ; translated from the coding sequence ATGAATATCCATTCGATGACATCACCCCGCACGTTCGTTGCTGTAACCGCACTGGCGCTGGCGCTCAGCATCGGCGGTTGCAAGAGTTCCACCCCTGCGCCCGCCACAGACGACGCAACACTCACCTCCGCCGTCCAGAGCAAGCTATCGGCAGATAACGCTCTGAGCACGGAGTCGATCCAGAGTTCTGTACAGAATGGGATCGTTACCCTGAATGGCACGGTCAGCAACGATGCAGCGCGCTCGCTGGCGGCGTCCGACGTCTCTCAGATACCAGGCATCAAGACGGTTGTTAACAACCTGACTGTCGCGGCACCGGCGCCCGTAGCGACGGCACCGGCGCCAGCACCAGTTCCAACTCCCGCCCCCGCAAAGAAAGTCAAGACTCCTGCACCAAAGCCCGTAGTGGCTCCCTCGCGACCGGCGCCCATCGAGCGGCCACAGCCGGTAGCACAGGTCCCGGTAGCGCCTACCCCAGCTCCAGCTCCTGCGCCTGCACCTCCCCCACCGCCGGCCTTTAGGAATGTCACGATTCCTGCAGGCACGACGATTCCGGTTCGCATCAATCAGACTCTGGATAGCGCCTCAACCCAGCAGGGCCAATCCTTCACGGGAACAGTGGCAACGGACATTATGGCGGATGGCCTCGTAGCCATTCGTCAGGGTTCAGCGGTAACGGGTCGGGTCACCGCCGTTCAAGAGGCTGCGCACTATAAGGGCAACTCCTTGCTGACCGTTGAATTGGTCAGCATCAGCCGTAACGGCGACTCTCTTGCGGTCAGTACGCAGCCTTACAGTGTTGAGGGCAAAGGCCGCGGCAAAAATACTGCAGCCAAAGTAGGTGGCGGTGCAGCGATCGGTGCCATTATCGGAGCGATTGCAGGCGGCGGCAAGGGTGCAGCGATCGGCTCCGCAGCCGGCGCTGGTGTCGGTGCCGGAGCCAACACCATCACACGTGGAGAACAGGTCAGGATTCCAGCAGAGAGCCTGGTGAACTTCCAGATCACAAATACGCTAGCTGTTCGGGCCTCAACAAGCAGCACATTGAGCACAACCGGAAGCCACTCCAACCGTCGCCCCATGACACCCGCTCCAGACGCATCGACGGGCGATCAACAGCCGCAGTAG
- a CDS encoding redoxin domain-containing protein: MDAKANAFRISGNSLIKQNLRQSNQLSLPPKWYTSQDYTIPTIGSMSLRRLSFLPALLLAASLAASAATPGVGQSAPDFTLPTPGGNSLTLSSLTSQGNVVLIVLRGYPGYQCPFSQQQFQLYQQAAAQFAALGAQVLFVYPGTDSKNLMSDALQMTGLAPLPANIHIVLDPTYQVVNQYGLRWNGPSETAYPSTFVVSKGGTIYFAHTGYSFSDQTPPSDTLAVINANTGATKP, from the coding sequence GTGGACGCAAAAGCTAACGCTTTCAGAATCAGCGGCAACTCCCTCATCAAGCAAAACTTACGCCAATCGAATCAGCTTTCGCTGCCTCCAAAGTGGTATACCTCGCAGGATTACACCATTCCTACAATCGGCTCCATGAGCCTGCGCAGACTGTCTTTCCTTCCCGCACTTCTGCTCGCCGCCTCGCTCGCCGCCTCCGCCGCAACTCCAGGCGTCGGACAGAGCGCTCCCGACTTCACGCTTCCAACTCCCGGCGGCAACTCGCTGACGCTCTCATCGCTGACCAGTCAAGGCAACGTTGTCCTGATCGTGCTGCGCGGATATCCCGGCTATCAGTGCCCGTTCTCGCAGCAGCAATTTCAGCTCTATCAGCAAGCCGCTGCGCAGTTTGCCGCGCTGGGCGCGCAGGTGTTGTTTGTTTATCCCGGCACTGACAGCAAGAACCTGATGTCAGACGCTCTGCAGATGACTGGCTTGGCTCCTCTGCCCGCCAACATCCACATCGTCCTCGATCCCACATATCAGGTCGTCAACCAGTACGGCCTGCGCTGGAACGGCCCTAGCGAGACGGCCTACCCCAGCACTTTCGTAGTGAGCAAGGGCGGCACCATCTACTTCGCTCATACCGGCTATTCATTCAGTGACCAAACGCCGCCCTCCGACACCCTGGCGGTGATCAACGCCAACACCGGCGCGACCAAACCCTAG
- a CDS encoding glycoside hydrolase family 57 protein, translating to MTKASDNTTKRPAGYLTFTLHAHLPYVVNHGTWPHGMEWLHEAAAETYLPLLRVLNNLERDGIRFQCNLNLSPILLEQLSHPVFIAEFPKYLTRKIVAAREDEAFFMQSGEAHLAETARFWHRFFSQALEDFRALDGNIIAGFRHHNETGLIDIITCGATHGYMPLLGTDESVRAQIRTAVDTHIRHIGRHPRGIWAPECGYRPAGFWNYPVRFADGTAAPGFDRIGVEQALSESDIEFFFVDTHLVEEGHRVPSPYELLRGEVPTDEQTVAMTHGGHRSLYQPYYVDGPYDKRYATSIFPRDPRTGIQVWSGDSGYPGDGVYLDFHKKRWPGGHRYWRVTGAKVDMGDKQPYYPQEAAERVKSHASHFVHLVYEALKSGFNDSIPPVLCAPFDAELFGHWWFEGPLWLEAIARVLHNYDTGIELISCSEYLDQYPRAGFIALPEGSWGAGGHNEVWMNPDTSWTYTHIYPAELFTREVATAGKWRESALGKRIAQQLCRELLLLESSDWQFLITTGAARDYAEARFTTHNDQFNEVKAIWEAFESNGHLTQAEDARLAEIERRDNVFPHIDPGMWVAGARQARDASAQVSPLPAAQPVA from the coding sequence TTGACGAAGGCATCGGATAACACGACAAAACGGCCTGCTGGGTATCTTACTTTTACGCTGCACGCGCATCTGCCTTACGTGGTGAATCACGGCACATGGCCCCATGGCATGGAGTGGTTGCATGAGGCTGCCGCCGAGACCTACCTTCCTCTACTGCGCGTTCTGAATAATCTGGAGCGTGATGGAATCCGCTTTCAGTGCAACCTGAACCTTTCGCCGATTCTGTTGGAGCAACTATCGCATCCTGTATTCATTGCGGAGTTCCCGAAGTATCTGACGCGCAAGATCGTTGCCGCGCGCGAAGATGAAGCGTTCTTCATGCAATCTGGCGAAGCGCACCTGGCGGAGACGGCACGGTTCTGGCACCGTTTTTTTTCGCAGGCGCTTGAGGACTTCCGCGCATTGGACGGCAACATCATCGCAGGCTTCCGGCACCATAACGAAACGGGGCTCATCGATATCATCACCTGCGGTGCAACGCACGGCTATATGCCATTGCTGGGCACAGATGAGAGTGTGCGGGCACAGATTCGCACGGCTGTAGACACACACATCCGTCATATTGGCCGGCATCCTCGCGGGATATGGGCTCCGGAGTGCGGCTACCGTCCGGCAGGCTTCTGGAACTACCCGGTCCGGTTCGCAGACGGCACAGCAGCGCCCGGCTTCGATCGCATTGGCGTAGAGCAGGCACTCTCGGAATCGGATATCGAGTTCTTCTTCGTCGATACACATCTGGTCGAAGAGGGACATCGTGTTCCCTCACCCTATGAGTTGCTGCGCGGCGAAGTTCCAACCGACGAGCAAACGGTTGCGATGACGCATGGCGGCCACCGTTCGCTCTACCAGCCTTACTATGTCGATGGCCCGTACGATAAACGCTACGCCACATCCATTTTCCCGCGTGATCCGCGGACTGGCATTCAGGTCTGGTCGGGCGATTCGGGCTATCCGGGCGACGGCGTGTATCTCGACTTCCACAAGAAGCGCTGGCCTGGTGGTCATCGCTACTGGCGTGTGACGGGTGCGAAAGTCGATATGGGCGACAAGCAGCCCTACTATCCGCAAGAGGCAGCAGAACGAGTAAAGTCGCATGCGTCGCACTTCGTCCATCTGGTATACGAAGCGCTGAAGTCTGGATTCAATGATTCGATCCCGCCCGTCCTTTGTGCACCGTTCGATGCGGAGCTCTTTGGCCACTGGTGGTTTGAAGGGCCGCTCTGGCTGGAGGCAATTGCGCGCGTATTGCACAACTACGATACCGGTATTGAGTTGATCAGCTGCAGCGAGTATCTCGATCAGTATCCTCGCGCGGGGTTTATTGCGTTACCCGAGGGCTCGTGGGGAGCCGGCGGACACAATGAGGTCTGGATGAATCCAGACACAAGCTGGACATATACCCATATCTACCCGGCCGAATTATTCACACGCGAAGTCGCTACAGCTGGCAAGTGGCGCGAGTCGGCGCTGGGCAAGCGGATTGCACAGCAGCTATGCCGCGAGCTTCTGTTACTTGAATCGTCGGACTGGCAGTTCCTCATCACGACGGGTGCGGCGCGCGATTACGCGGAAGCTCGGTTTACAACGCATAACGATCAGTTCAACGAAGTGAAGGCCATCTGGGAGGCATTTGAAAGCAACGGTCATCTCACCCAGGCTGAAGACGCTCGTCTGGCCGAGATCGAGCGACGTGATAATGTGTTTCCGCATATCGACCCCGGAATGTGGGTGGCTGGCGCCAGGCAGGCTCGTGATGCGTCGGCACAAGTCAGCCCATTACCAGCGGCCCAACCTGTAGCCTGA
- a CDS encoding YtxH domain-containing protein yields the protein MADNDNGASGLGWFLAGLGLGALVGVLYAPKAGKETREDLKASAQDAKERAAVLAQQGRERAAEYAAQGRDQFNEYVDRGREYYDRGRSQWSQYVEKGKNLVQDQQSKITTAIDAGKQAYANATQETNS from the coding sequence ATGGCTGACAACGATAATGGTGCAAGCGGGCTTGGATGGTTTCTGGCAGGATTGGGTCTTGGTGCGTTGGTGGGTGTGCTCTATGCGCCCAAGGCAGGGAAAGAGACTCGGGAAGATCTGAAGGCAAGCGCGCAAGATGCAAAAGAGCGTGCGGCTGTCCTGGCTCAGCAGGGTCGCGAGCGCGCCGCTGAGTATGCGGCGCAGGGACGCGATCAGTTCAACGAATACGTCGATCGCGGCAGGGAGTACTACGACCGTGGCCGCTCGCAATGGTCGCAGTATGTCGAGAAGGGCAAGAACCTTGTCCAGGACCAGCAGAGCAAGATCACCACGGCAATCGATGCAGGTAAGCAGGCTTATGCGAATGCTACCCAGGAGACCAACTCCTAG
- a CDS encoding DUF4838 domain-containing protein — MNYYKNMTRLDFLKHASHVAAGLTFLPHSALASLLNSQETTQINIDRLAAYQIVLPDQPSPIEQQAAKKLQHYFAQMSRQDLVLRHEKEYQNGPAFFIGQTQYAKTQKIDLQQLKEDGYAYHPAGTNLIVAGGTGKGILYAIYGLLELWGFRMYTSTAIDIPHANAIRIPKEERIVIPPIQYRTVSYPDTRDPEYTNWHSLSSRDDWGLFVHTFNTLVPPETYGKTHPEYFSLIDGQRLPGTQLCLSNPEVLHVLIASLKEKIAEKPAPTYWSVSQNDNDQYCRCEPCTTLNTKYGNVPSGSILYFVNQVARAFPDKIISTLAYWYTRTPPQNIQAEPNVNIMLCNIESRRQRPVFETDPAFSRDLITWGKLANNILIWDYNVQFSNLVSPFPNLHTLKPNIRFYTDHNVNSLFMQSNGQLGGEMAGLRAYLISKLMWNPDADDSALIDEYLTGYYGEAAPFIRQYIDTMRESLLSTGFKLNIFGSPEDARDAYLAADRMNDYNALFDRAEKAVANNPQRLTRVKVERLPIMYATIQIGRNEPADTPRSMFAHTPDGKVYVKPAMKSLVAQFANGCKQDGVTKVRERTTSPDDYQASYDRVFTKVAATQRATSFGKKITSATLPEGGAAQAQRLTDGIFGSWESWSAPDVNWVAYKGQHMDFVLDLGEVIDIHSVQMDFLNAQAQPDWNLLVLPAYVAYATSTDGTTFNDIIQANNPHNPNPKENPDIAKIPVQSFRADLEAAVKARYIKVHAESILRMPSWHIRAGQPAWIYTDQIVVT; from the coding sequence ATGAACTACTACAAAAACATGACCCGGCTCGACTTCCTCAAGCATGCGAGCCACGTTGCCGCAGGCCTCACCTTTCTGCCCCACTCCGCACTCGCTTCTCTTCTGAATTCTCAGGAAACTACGCAGATAAACATCGATCGGCTCGCAGCCTACCAGATCGTTTTGCCTGACCAGCCCAGCCCCATCGAGCAGCAGGCAGCGAAGAAGCTGCAGCATTATTTCGCTCAGATGTCTCGTCAGGATCTGGTGCTGCGCCATGAGAAGGAATATCAAAATGGCCCTGCCTTCTTCATTGGACAAACCCAATATGCGAAGACGCAGAAGATTGATCTTCAACAACTGAAAGAAGACGGCTACGCCTATCATCCCGCCGGAACAAATCTGATCGTTGCAGGTGGAACGGGAAAAGGAATCCTCTACGCCATCTATGGACTGCTTGAATTGTGGGGCTTCAGGATGTACACCTCTACAGCCATCGACATCCCTCACGCCAACGCCATCCGCATTCCGAAAGAAGAACGAATCGTCATTCCGCCGATACAGTATCGAACCGTCTCCTACCCCGACACGCGCGACCCCGAATATACAAACTGGCACAGCCTCTCTTCTCGAGACGACTGGGGATTGTTCGTTCACACCTTCAATACGCTTGTTCCTCCTGAAACGTACGGCAAAACGCACCCTGAATACTTTTCTCTCATCGACGGCCAGCGGCTGCCGGGGACACAACTCTGCCTCTCGAATCCCGAAGTACTCCACGTGCTGATCGCCAGCCTTAAAGAAAAGATCGCAGAGAAGCCAGCCCCCACATATTGGTCGGTCAGCCAGAATGACAACGATCAGTACTGTCGCTGCGAACCATGCACAACACTCAACACGAAATATGGCAACGTGCCCAGCGGCTCCATCCTTTATTTCGTGAACCAGGTCGCCCGAGCATTCCCTGACAAAATCATCTCCACACTCGCCTACTGGTACACAAGAACGCCACCGCAAAACATCCAGGCCGAGCCCAACGTCAACATCATGCTCTGCAACATTGAAAGTCGACGGCAGCGGCCCGTCTTTGAAACCGATCCTGCATTCTCACGCGACCTCATCACCTGGGGAAAGCTCGCCAACAATATTCTGATCTGGGATTACAACGTTCAGTTCTCCAATCTCGTCAGCCCCTTCCCTAACCTCCACACCTTAAAACCCAACATCAGGTTCTATACAGACCACAATGTCAACTCGCTCTTCATGCAGTCGAACGGCCAGCTTGGCGGCGAGATGGCAGGCTTGAGGGCTTATCTCATCTCCAAACTGATGTGGAATCCCGATGCCGACGACAGCGCCTTAATCGATGAATATCTGACCGGCTATTACGGAGAGGCTGCGCCCTTTATCCGCCAATACATCGACACGATGCGTGAATCGCTGCTAAGCACAGGCTTCAAACTCAATATCTTCGGCAGCCCCGAAGACGCCAGGGATGCTTACCTCGCAGCAGACAGGATGAATGACTACAACGCGCTCTTTGATCGGGCAGAAAAAGCGGTGGCAAACAATCCGCAACGCCTTACACGCGTAAAGGTCGAGCGCCTGCCTATCATGTACGCAACCATCCAGATCGGACGCAACGAACCAGCCGATACACCGCGAAGCATGTTTGCGCATACGCCCGATGGCAAGGTGTACGTCAAACCTGCCATGAAGTCGCTCGTCGCGCAGTTCGCCAATGGATGTAAGCAGGATGGCGTAACGAAAGTCAGAGAAAGAACCACCTCCCCCGACGACTACCAGGCCTCCTATGACCGGGTCTTCACCAAAGTCGCAGCGACGCAGCGTGCCACGTCGTTCGGCAAAAAAATCACCTCCGCCACTCTCCCGGAAGGCGGAGCAGCTCAAGCCCAGCGACTCACCGATGGAATCTTCGGGTCGTGGGAATCCTGGAGTGCCCCGGACGTAAATTGGGTAGCTTACAAGGGCCAGCACATGGACTTTGTTCTCGACCTCGGAGAAGTCATCGACATCCACTCCGTCCAAATGGATTTCCTCAATGCACAGGCTCAGCCCGACTGGAACCTCCTGGTTCTGCCTGCCTATGTCGCCTACGCCACGTCCACGGACGGAACAACCTTCAACGACATCATCCAGGCCAACAATCCTCACAATCCAAACCCGAAGGAAAATCCGGACATCGCCAAAATCCCGGTCCAGTCATTCCGGGCCGACCTGGAAGCGGCTGTCAAAGCCCGTTACATCAAAGTGCACGCAGAAAGCATCCTTCGCATGCCTTCCTGGCATATTCGCGCCGGCCAGCCAGCCTGGATTTATACCGATCAGATCGTAGTCACATAG